GACCGGTCCGCGGCCGGGGCTGAGATCGGGGCCGGGGCCGGGGTCAGACCGTCTCGCGCAGCCGCTTCGCGAACTCCGCCGCCGCGGCGCCGGGATCAGCGGCCTCGGTGATCGCCCGGACCACGACGACCCGCCGGGCGCCCGCCTCCAGCACCTGGTCCAGATTGCCCAGGTCGATACCGCCGATGGCGAACCAGGGGCGGTCGGTGCCCAGGGAGGCGGTGTACCGGACCAGGTCGAGGCCGGGCGCGTGGCGGCCGGGCTTGGTCGGGGTGGGCCAGCAGGGGCCGGTGCAGAAGTAGTCCACGCCGTCCTGGACGGCGGCAGCGGCGGCCTCGGACTCGGCGTGGGTGGAGCGGCCGATCAGGATGTCGCCGCCGAGGACGGCGCGGGCCGCCGGGACCGGCAGGTCGCCCTGGCCCAGATGCAGCACGTCGGCGCGGGCCGCGTGGGCGACGTCCGCGCGGTCGTTGACCGCGAGCAGTCTGCCGTGGCGGGCGCAGGCGTCGGCGAACACCTCCAGGTGCTCCAGCTCCTCCCCGGCCTCCATGCCCTTGTCGCGCAGCTGCACGATGTCGACCCCGCCCGCGAGGACCGCGTCCAGGAACTCGGGCAGGTCGCCCCGGTCCTTGCGGGCGTCCGTGCACAGATACAGGCGCGCGTCGGCCAGACGGGCGCGGGCGGCGGCTGCGGCGGTGTCGGGCATGCGTGGAGTCCCCCTGCGATCGGATCAGTGGTGCGTGGTCGTGCGTGCTGCGGGGCGTGCGTACCGCGCGCAGTGCCTATGCGTGTGCATACCTGTGCGTGCGTACGTGCTGGTGTTCCGGTCGCCGTGCGGGCCGGAGGGAGGCACGGGGCGCGCGCGGCGCGCACGCCCCGTCCGCGTCCGCCGTCCGGCGCGGCTACGCCCCGAACGGCTCGGTGGGCCGGTCGTCCCGGCCTCGGGCTCAGACGGCCAGCGCCTGGGCGCGGCGCTTCACCTCCGTGCCGCGGTTCTCACTGAGGGCCTGCGCGGGGGTGCCGGGCAGGCTGGGGTCGGGGGTGAAGAGCCACTCGATCATCTCTTCGGCCGTGAAGCCGTCGTCCCGCAGCAGGGTCAGGGTCCCGGTCAGGCCCTTGACGACCTTGTCCCCGTCGATGAAGGCGGCGGGGACGTGCAGCGCGCGGTTCTCACCCCGGCGTACGGCGATGAGCTGGCCCTCCTTCACCAGCTGCCGCACACGCGTCACCTCGACGCCGAGCATCTCGGCGATGTCGGGGAGGGTGAGCCAGGCGGGGACGAGCCCATCGGTCTTCGCGTCAATCTCGGTCACAGAACCAAGCGTGCCATCTGCCACTGACACGCGGAAGCCGACCCCGCCCACCCGGGCGGCGCGGCCGGGCGCCGCGCCCTGGGACCTGCCCTGGCTATAGCTAGCCGACGGCCGTCTTCAGCGGCCGCGCCGGGTCCGCCAGCAGCTCGGGGTCCATCGGCGCGCCCCCCTCGATCAGCCGTCTGCCCTGGGCGAGATCCCGCGGCCGGCCGACCGCCAACAGGGCGACCAGCCGCCCCTGGCGCAGCCAGCAGACCGTCCACGCCGGACCGGACGGCTCGCCGCGCCAGACCATGGCGTCGGCCGCGGTGTGGTGCCCGGCGTACTGCACGAACCGGCCGAACTGCTCGGACCAGAAGTACGGCACCGGGTCGTAGGCCGCGGGGGTCAGGCCGATCACGTCGGCGGCGACGGTGCGCGGCCCCTGGAGCGCGTTGTCCCAGTGGTGGACCAGCAGGCGTTCGCCGTAGCGGCGCGAGGGGAAGGAGGCGCAGTCGCCGACCGCGTACACGTCCGGGGCGCTGGTGCGCAGATGGTCGTCGGCGAGCACCTCGCCCCACTCGCCCAGGGCGATGCCGGAACCGGCCAGCCAGGCGGTGGCGGGGCGGGCGCCGATGCCGACGACCACGGCACCGGCGGGCAGCCGCTCGCCGTCGTCGAGGACGACCGCTCCGGGCTCGACGGCCGCCACGCGCGCGTGGGTGCGCAGCACGGCGCCGCTGTCGGCGTACCAGGCGGTCATGGGCGCGGCCACCTCGGCGGGCAGGACGCCCGCCAGCGGCCGGCCGGCGGCCTCCACGACCGTCACGGCGCAGCCCGCCTCGCGCGCGGCGGTGGCGAACTCGGCGCCGATCCAGCCCGCGCCGACCACCACGACGTCGTGCTGTCCGGCGAGGACCGGGCGCAGCCGTTCGGCGTCGTCCAGGGTGCGCAACAGGTGCACACCGGCAACGTCCTCGGTGCCGGGCAGCCGCACCGGTTCGGCGCCGGTGGCCAGGACGAGCACGTCGTACGGGACGGGCCCCGCGGAGGTGTCGAGCACATGGGCGTCGGTGTGTACGGCCAGGGCCTCGCAGCCCAGGCGCAGCTCGACGCCGAGGGCCTCGAAGTCGACGTCGAAGGCGGAGCCCTCCGCCTTGCCGAGCAGGACGGCCTTGGACAGCGGCGGCCGGTCGTAGGGCTGGTGGGGTTCGGCGCCGATCAGGGTGACCGTGCCGGTGAAGCCCTGTTCGCGCAGGGCGACCGCGGTCTGCACGCCGGCCATGCCCGCGCCGACGACGACCACGCGCCGCGGCTGCGGCGCGCCCTGCCGGGCCCGCCCGTGCTCCTGCTCCCGCGCCTGCGCCTGTCCCGGTTCCGGTGTCTGCTCGCTCACCCGATCACCATAGTCACCTGACAAGGCGTCAGGCAGGGGGCCGGTCCGGGCGCGGGTACCGGTCCGGTCCGGGCGCGGGTACCGGTCCGGTCCGGGCCCCGGTCCGCGGGGAGGCGGCGCACCGGAGGCTCCCTTACAGAGGCGCTGCTCGTGGGGCTAGGCTGGCGACCGTACAAGCACTCGCGGGAGCCCGGACGCACCGGGCTGAGAGGGAGGCTGGCGGCCTCCGACCGTACGAACCTGATCCGGGTCATGCCGGCGAAGGGAGGGGCTGGACGCCCATGTCGTCGCCACGTACGTCAGACGTCCTCGTCGTCGGGGGCGGAATCATCGGGCTCGTGACCGCCTGGCGGGCGGCCCTGCGCGGGCTGTCCACGGCCGTGGTGGACCCCGAGCCGGGCGGCGGGGCCGCGCAGGTGGCGGCCGGGATGCTGGCCGCCGTCACGGAGCTGCACTACGGCGAGGAGACGCTGCTCGGCCTGAACCTGGCCTCGGCCCGCCGCTATCCGGACTTCGCGGCCGAGCTGACCGAGGCCACCGGGCACGACCTCGGCTACCGCCGCTGCGGCACGCTCGCCGTCGCGCTGGACACCGACGACCGCGCCCACCTGCGGGACCTGCACGCCCTGCAACTGCGCTGCGGGCTGGAGGCGGAGTGGCTGTCCGGGCGGGACTGCCGCCGTCTGGAGCCGATGCTCGCGCCGGGTGTGCGCGGCGGTCTGCGGGTGGACGGCGACCACCAGATCGACCCGCGCCGTCTGTCCGCCGCCCTG
The sequence above is drawn from the Streptomyces sp. SAT1 genome and encodes:
- a CDS encoding Rv2175c family DNA-binding protein, coding for MTEIDAKTDGLVPAWLTLPDIAEMLGVEVTRVRQLVKEGQLIAVRRGENRALHVPAAFIDGDKVVKGLTGTLTLLRDDGFTAEEMIEWLFTPDPSLPGTPAQALSENRGTEVKRRAQALAV
- the thiE gene encoding thiamine phosphate synthase; translation: MPDTAAAAARARLADARLYLCTDARKDRGDLPEFLDAVLAGGVDIVQLRDKGMEAGEELEHLEVFADACARHGRLLAVNDRADVAHAARADVLHLGQGDLPVPAARAVLGGDILIGRSTHAESEAAAAAVQDGVDYFCTGPCWPTPTKPGRHAPGLDLVRYTASLGTDRPWFAIGGIDLGNLDQVLEAGARRVVVVRAITEAADPGAAAAEFAKRLRETV
- a CDS encoding NAD(P)/FAD-dependent oxidoreductase; translation: MSEQTPEPGQAQAREQEHGRARQGAPQPRRVVVVGAGMAGVQTAVALREQGFTGTVTLIGAEPHQPYDRPPLSKAVLLGKAEGSAFDVDFEALGVELRLGCEALAVHTDAHVLDTSAGPVPYDVLVLATGAEPVRLPGTEDVAGVHLLRTLDDAERLRPVLAGQHDVVVVGAGWIGAEFATAAREAGCAVTVVEAAGRPLAGVLPAEVAAPMTAWYADSGAVLRTHARVAAVEPGAVVLDDGERLPAGAVVVGIGARPATAWLAGSGIALGEWGEVLADDHLRTSAPDVYAVGDCASFPSRRYGERLLVHHWDNALQGPRTVAADVIGLTPAAYDPVPYFWSEQFGRFVQYAGHHTAADAMVWRGEPSGPAWTVCWLRQGRLVALLAVGRPRDLAQGRRLIEGGAPMDPELLADPARPLKTAVG